One stretch of Sulfuricurvum sp. DNA includes these proteins:
- a CDS encoding nitrogenase component 1, whose amino-acid sequence MEFSLSKHEHKPLQVNPIKHSQPMGATLAFLGVKDCMPLMHSAQGCASYTKVFFTRHFNEPIAINNTSVSDITAVLDGGDYSILMAIENIQNKEKNLKPSMIGLHTTGLTETKGDDVRGVGTHIEIPYVFVNTPDYEGGMESGWALTVTAMIEQLTQSATETKPDKLVFLPHLSMQPIEVEKIKAFCEDFGFETYALPDLSTSLDGYWEAGQ is encoded by the coding sequence ATGGAATTCTCCCTCTCTAAACACGAGCACAAACCGCTTCAAGTCAACCCGATCAAACACTCCCAACCGATGGGGGCAACCCTCGCATTTTTAGGGGTCAAAGATTGTATGCCGCTCATGCACTCTGCGCAGGGGTGCGCCTCGTATACCAAAGTCTTTTTTACCCGCCATTTTAACGAGCCCATCGCGATCAACAACACCTCCGTGAGCGACATCACCGCCGTCCTCGATGGGGGCGATTACTCGATACTCATGGCGATAGAGAATATCCAAAACAAAGAGAAAAACCTCAAACCCTCCATGATCGGTCTGCACACGACGGGACTCACCGAGACCAAAGGGGATGATGTACGTGGTGTGGGAACCCATATCGAGATCCCATACGTGTTTGTCAATACTCCCGATTACGAGGGGGGAATGGAGAGCGGATGGGCGCTCACCGTCACGGCTATGATCGAACAGCTCACCCAAAGCGCTACCGAAACGAAACCCGATAAACTCGTTTTTCTTCCACATCTGAGTATGCAACCGATCGAGGTGGAGAAGATCAAAGCGTTTTGTGAGGATTTCGGGTTTGAGACCTATGCGCTTCCCGATCTCTCCACCTCACTCGATGGGTACTGGGAAGCGGGGCAGG
- a CDS encoding DUF4435 domain-containing protein, translating to MSLCSMVKSSGEIIAEIKMNKTAFDGAYLLVEGTTDSTFWNLHIDKQLCQIIVCGQKNAVISAVNELDKLDICTQLGIVDDDFDSICTISYSSVNLLKTDANDLEISLLQSVALSKVLSVHGVESKIKIFEESHHIAIEEHLLSLSKNFGKLRLYNKVNSLGFNFITNLSPARFIDEQNWSWKTTSNEPLEVFSSCIGKSIEEIQVSIDSLCNAINDWNLVQGHDTMKILSIGFKTVLSNQVSEDTLTKALILSYDKEIFQQTDLYANIKKWESTNSINILTA from the coding sequence ATGTCTTTATGTTCGATGGTCAAATCATCTGGTGAAATTATTGCCGAAATTAAAATGAATAAAACTGCTTTTGATGGTGCTTATTTACTTGTTGAGGGCACAACAGATAGTACATTTTGGAATTTACATATTGATAAGCAACTGTGTCAAATTATAGTCTGTGGTCAGAAAAATGCTGTAATTAGTGCGGTGAATGAATTAGATAAACTTGATATTTGCACTCAATTAGGTATTGTTGATGATGATTTTGATTCAATATGTACCATCAGTTATTCGTCGGTTAATTTATTGAAAACAGATGCGAATGACTTAGAAATATCATTACTACAGTCAGTAGCGTTATCAAAAGTTCTTTCTGTTCATGGTGTAGAAAGTAAAATTAAAATATTTGAAGAGAGTCATCATATCGCAATAGAAGAACATCTTCTAAGCTTATCAAAAAATTTTGGAAAATTACGTTTGTACAACAAAGTTAATTCACTAGGTTTTAATTTTATTACTAATCTATCTCCTGCAAGATTTATAGATGAACAAAATTGGAGTTGGAAAACAACATCAAATGAGCCTTTGGAAGTATTTTCAAGTTGTATAGGAAAAAGTATAGAAGAGATTCAAGTTTCAATTGATAGTTTGTGTAATGCTATAAATGATTGGAATTTAGTTCAAGGACACGATACTATGAAAATACTATCGATAGGATTTAAAACAGTCCTATCCAATCAAGTATCAGAAGATACATTAACTAAAGCATTAATTTTGAGTTATGATAAAGAGATTTTCCAGCAGACTGATTTGTATGCAAATATTAAAAAATGGGAAAGTACTAATAGCATTAATATTTTAACTGCATAA
- a CDS encoding AAA family ATPase, producing MVIQDELLRISEISIDGLFGLYDHNVKLNLLDRVTIIHGPNGIGKTQILRFVEAFTEGKYFQFNKIPFDKFEIIFNNGKKVGIRKNSNDIKDGFDFEFFLIDENGIDRNQKASIDKKDFEKVLMYIRREMPLSRTAEDMWIDRHTGTKYSSEELFANYYDQVPDSIKKKFATPEWLGPIVKKIETHLIETQRLFNVSSYYDRSNRIAYEREENLFSSTVQEYAKDLKKRINDTLTEYAKVSQSLDQTFPQRLLGGAIDQTNIDDLKNRMEALEQKRSNLKQIGLLGQDVTNPFDITTLDGLNDSQKTPMALYVEDTEKKLNVLDPISERMTVMLEKINKKFRNKELKIDKLDGFTIIDSSGDKLTLDVLSSGEQHELVLIYSLLFKVRPNALVMIDEPELSLHVTWQRAFLNDIMDIAKTASFDVLLATHSPYIVGDRHDLMISLGEED from the coding sequence GTGGTAATTCAAGACGAGTTATTAAGAATTTCTGAAATTAGTATTGATGGATTATTTGGCTTATATGACCATAATGTTAAGCTGAATTTATTAGATAGAGTAACTATTATACATGGTCCGAATGGAATTGGAAAAACTCAAATTTTACGTTTTGTTGAGGCTTTTACAGAAGGAAAATATTTTCAATTCAATAAGATACCTTTTGATAAATTTGAAATTATTTTCAATAATGGAAAGAAAGTAGGGATTAGAAAAAATTCTAATGATATCAAAGATGGATTCGATTTTGAATTTTTTTTAATTGATGAAAATGGAATAGATCGTAATCAAAAAGCTTCTATAGACAAAAAAGATTTTGAAAAAGTTTTAATGTATATTAGACGTGAAATGCCTTTATCAAGAACGGCTGAAGATATGTGGATAGATAGACATACGGGAACAAAATATTCATCAGAAGAGCTTTTTGCGAATTATTATGACCAAGTTCCAGATAGTATCAAAAAAAAGTTTGCTACTCCTGAATGGTTAGGTCCTATTGTAAAGAAAATAGAAACACATTTAATAGAAACGCAACGTTTGTTTAATGTTTCTTCTTATTATGACCGTTCTAATCGGATTGCTTACGAACGAGAAGAAAATTTATTTAGTTCCACAGTGCAAGAATATGCAAAAGATTTAAAAAAGCGCATCAACGATACTTTAACGGAATATGCAAAAGTATCACAATCTTTGGATCAAACTTTTCCACAAAGACTATTAGGTGGTGCGATTGATCAAACAAATATAGATGACTTAAAAAATAGGATGGAGGCATTAGAACAAAAACGATCTAATTTAAAGCAGATTGGTTTATTGGGACAAGATGTAACAAATCCATTTGATATTACAACTTTAGATGGATTGAATGATTCACAAAAAACACCAATGGCTCTTTATGTAGAAGATACAGAAAAAAAATTAAATGTTCTTGACCCGATTTCGGAAAGAATGACTGTTATGTTAGAAAAAATAAATAAAAAATTTAGAAATAAAGAGTTAAAAATTGACAAACTCGATGGTTTTACTATCATTGATTCTAGTGGAGATAAATTGACACTTGATGTTTTATCATCTGGTGAACAACATGAATTAGTTTTAATCTATAGTTTGCTTTTTAAGGTAAGACCTAATGCTTTAGTTATGATTGATGAACCTGAACTTTCATTGCATGTTACATGGCAAAGAGCGTTTTTAAATGATATTATGGATATTGCAAAAACTGCAAGTTTTGATGTTTTGCTTGCTACCCATTCTCCTTATATTGTTGGAGATCGCCATGATTTGATGATTTCTCTAGGCGAAGAGGACTAA